A stretch of Xenopus laevis strain J_2021 chromosome 8S, Xenopus_laevis_v10.1, whole genome shotgun sequence DNA encodes these proteins:
- the XB5721690.S gene encoding uncharacterized protein XB5721690.S, which yields MDICNSFHQESNTSESLSLPNVLTGETLAIALNPNIPAGKIYLNGTEALVKGIDIPIPVMGSVNMVPLVHIVESLGGLALAPTQSQALSSILLPVDVIKDQQLQHTLPLNEFIRVLSDEQIASASMQHDLDIGLVMPLCSETVPTILDVRDISGESALVIENVAIQPFSESCYSTIAATQMCSSELVAYLQTDSTGPLLEVSPLPPLMPSSETVLSPAITGPITSTVPIVSKYTEELFPFDDISEQVESDLQENEMCDETQTTAELVSIVVDLQKKERAFQQRHRRHCSKLEVMEGVVEQLKNENLISDEKLNFLQMASLQSNALPESGNSFAIVCQEDDQTFLYSLPLLPEEESQTVFQIDEQ from the exons ATGGATATCTGTAATTCTTTTCACCAGGAATCAAATACTTCTGAATCATTGAGTCTTCCTAATGTTTTGACAGGGGAAACCCTGGCCATTGCCCTTAATCCAAATATTCCTGCAGGGAAGATATACTTGAATGGGACAGAAGCTTTGGTCAAAGGCATCGATATTCCCATTCCTGTTATGGGGTCTGTAAACATGGTACCATTGGTTCATATAGTGGAATCTTTGGGTGGTCTTGCACTTGCACCCACACAGTCTCAGGCTTTATCATCCATATTGTTGCCAGTGGATGTTATAAAGGATCAACAATTGCAACATACACTTCCATTAAATGAATTTATAAGAGTTCTATCAGATGAACAAATAGCATCGGCATCAATGCAACATGACTTGGATATTGGTTTGGTCATGCCATTGTGCTCTGAAACCGTGCCCACAATACTAGATGTCCGGGATATCTCAGGTGAGAGCGCATTGGTTATTGAAAACGTTGCAATACAACCATTCTCAGAAAGCTGCTATTCAACTATTGCAGCAACACAGATGTGTTCTTCAGAACTGGTTGCTTACTTGCAAACCGACTCCACAGGTCCTTTACTTGAAGTGAGTCCTCTTCCACCTTTGATGCCGAGCTCGGAGACCGTATTATCTCCAGCGATTACAGGGCCCATTACTTCCACAGTGCCAATTGTGTCTAAATATACTGAAGAGCTGTTTCCGTTTGATGATATCTCTGAACAAGTTGAAAGTGATCTTCAAGAAAATGAAATGTGCGACGAAACCCAAACCACAGCTGAGTTGGTGTCCATTGTGGTGGATCTACAGAAGAAAGAGCGGGCTTTTCAACAAAGACACAGAAGGCACTGTTCAAAGCTGGAGGTCATGGAGGGTGTGGTTGAACAACTCAAGAACGAAAACTTGATTTCTGATGAGAAACTTAATTTTTTACAAAtg GCCAGTCTCCAGTCTAATGCACTACCAGAGAGCGGCAACTCTTTTGCAATTGTTTGCCAAGAAGATGATCAGACCTTCCTGTACTCACTCCCTTTGCTTCCAGAAGAAGAAAGTCAGACCGTTTTTCAGATTGATGAGCAGTAA